The Crateriforma spongiae DNA window CTCTCAATCGTCGACTGACTTCGCGTCCCAGGTTCATCATGATCATCGCGTACTGTTCGACGTCGTTGCGCAACAGAATACCCAAGGATCGGGTCGGAATTTGGATCGTCTGGCAATCCGATTCCGCGTAAACGCTGGCCGAACGTGGACAAAAATCAATCAATGCCATTTCGCCAAAGCAGTCGCCCGGGCCCAGGTGGCCCAGGGCAAAAGTTTGATCGTGCCAGATCCTTTGAACGGTGACAGATCCCGATTCCAGGATATAGACGCAGTCGCCGCGGTCACCTTCGTGAAAAAAATATTCACCCGCGGCAGTGTGCAATTGGGTGGATTCACTTAGCAAAAGTTGCAGCGATTCCGGTTTCAATCCTCCAAACGCGGGCATTCGGCGAAGCAGTTCGACGCGGTCATCAGACATGGCTCGACTCACTTTCAAATCGTTGCA harbors:
- a CDS encoding Crp/Fnr family transcriptional regulator, producing MSDDRVELLRRMPAFGGLKPESLQLLLSESTQLHTAAGEYFFHEGDRGDCVYILESGSVTVQRIWHDQTFALGHLGPGDCFGEMALIDFCPRSASVYAESDCQTIQIPTRSLGILLRNDVEQYAMIMMNLGREVSRRLRVADDALFQLRHAGTAGTACS